The Anaerolineae bacterium genome segment TTGCTTGCTCCCAAAAAGAACAACGCAGTTTCGTTCGTTTATGCTGTTTTTAATGTTCATTATGTCAATGCAAAAGTCGAGTTATTAATTGTGAGTTGCGTGTTACGAATTATTAATGATGGCTGCTATTTGCCGGTTGGCGGGATTAAAGTTTTAGTAACTATTCACCTGGTCATGTTGCTCTGAGGCCATAGGCCGAAGAATCTCCATGCGGCGCTGCGTTGTTTTGTTTTTTGACATCCTGCATGGAGATTCTGCGCTCGTTCCTCGCTCAGAGCAACATGACCTGAATCGTACAAGTTTTACAAGTCCACACGCTCTACCTCGCCGGAGCCATCTACTCTGGAGTAGACAATGCCTTTTTCAAACACCTGTCCCCGGTATTCTACTCCCTCATAGACCAGGGGAAATTCCGCCGAGAGAAAGTCGCCCAGGTTGTGGGTCCGCGCGTATTGATACAACGCAGATTTGCGATTAATGGGGTAAATGTATTGGCGCGCGGCGGCGGTCAAAGCCTCCTGTAAATTGGCCGCAGGCGGCGGTTCGGGCAGCGGTTCCGGTTCGGGCGGCGGCGGGGTGGGTTCTGGGTCCGGCGGCGATGGGGAGGGAGAGGATTCTTCTTCATTTTGGGGAGGAGGGGACGGGACAGCCTGGCCGTCTACTTTCTGGAAGGTCAAAAAGAACGAGGTGGGGATATAGGAATTGGGTTGATCTTCGCTGCCCATGCCCACGTTGACCAGTTTATCGGAAGGCAAATAACCACCGGCCATGCTGATTTGGTAAGTGCCCAGCAGTCCCGTCATCAGGTAATTGCCCCAATATTGGTCCACCGGCCCTTTGGTTTGCACGCGGTCAATGGCATCGCCCCGGTCCGCCTGGAACGTGGCCCCTTCCAGGGGCTGGCCGGATTCGTCCAGAGCCTTAACGTAAACGTAAGCCCGGCCCTGGGCTTGCTGGGGGTCCGCCCAACGCGCCTCAATCAAACGCCAGTGCGGGTCGGTGGGGTCGGCGACAGGCTCTAATAAAACTTGGGGCTGCAAATATTTGAAACGGTCGTCAAACTCGCGCCCGGTCAAATCCGGGCCGGTGTCGAATTGACTCCAGCTCTCCGGCACGGGGCCATTCTGCCGGACTTTGCCGGGCCTGGCTTTGAGCATAGGCACCACCGGCAATTCGCCGTCCAGACCAAATTGCTGGTCGAATTGGTGGGTGAACCACGGCCCCTGGTTTTCAAAGCCAATCTGCCACAACCCCATCCGGGCCACGGCAATGAGCCAGGGCATGCAGGCAAAGTAGTAATCCGGCCCGTTTTCAATGTATTTGAACATGTCGTCGCTGAGCCGCCCGGCCCATTCCGGGGTGGGTTTGGGATAACGGGCGTCGTCGCCAAAGGTGGTGCCGGCCCGCTGGCCCACGTTGTAACCACCCTCGGTGGTAAAGATAGGAATGGAGTGGCCCACCGCTTCATTGACCAGGGCGTCAAAATATTCAAACGCCCGAAAACAGGTGGAATCTTCCATGATATTGGCGTGGGGATTGGCCAATCGCCGGCGATGCTCGTTCACCGTTTCAACCCCCATTTCCCAGGCCCACAGGCCGCCTTTCTCCTCCCACTCTTGAAGCGTAAGCGGAACGCCCCGGGTGTTGACGGGATCGTTGGGGTAATCCAGGGGCCGCCCCAGGCAGTAATTGTGGATGGCCAGGCTGCAGTTGCCGTCCAAAATATCCCGGCGGCCCCGGTCCACGATCATCTGAAAGGGATTGCCTCGACCGCCGGGGCCAAAGGCCGGGAAGAGCAGGTAGCCGCCAATCTCGCGGATCATGTCGGCTTCGATGATAAAGTTGTCTACCACAATGTCCAGCCAATTGGGCGGGCGTTTGCCGCCTACCCATTCCAGGTCCAGGTCAGGTTCGTTGTTGGTTTCAAAATACATGGCGCCCAGCTCAACGTAGCGCCGGGCCGTATCTACTTCACGGGAAGTGACCCGGCCCGGATTCGGTTCTTTTTTATAGAAGCGGACCACCGGCATCACCTGAAGGTCTACCAGGCGTTTGACCAGGCCCATGGCCGAGCCGCCGCCGTCATCCAGCAGTTTTACCCATTTCAGGCGCATGGCCTGAATCTGCTCTTTCCAAAAGCCCCAATCCTCTTTGCCCCAGAGATACTGGTTGCAACTCCAATGCACGCCGCGGCCGTTGTCTTGGGGCGGGCGTGGAAAATGCTCTAACATAATTAAACCCCCTCTTGTGGCAGAACCAATTATAACGTTGACTCAATTTCGGCCCGCAGCCGGCCCTGGGTTCGCTGCGCTTCGCTCAACTCGGCCTGGGTTTCTTGCAGTTTTTGCTGCTCGGCCCGGACAAAGCGGGTGTAGGGCGCAATGGCCTCGTTGATGCGCTGCAAACTCCGGTTGAGTTCTTTTTCAAATTGGGTGGTCAAGGCATTGGTGAGTTGAAGGCGCAAGGCGGCCACGCGCTCCATCATCTCTTTTTTGGCGGCGCGGCGGCGGGCGGGGATGACAAACAGGCCCAGCGCGGCCAACACACTGGCCGCGAGAATACCGGTCACATCGGCGGCGGCGGTAGTGGCCAAAACCGTAATCAGGGCGCCCAGGCCAATCGCGCCCAGTTCGGCGGCGGCGGCCCCGGCCACGGCCAGTTGCGCGCCGTCGGCTATTTTTTCCGCCTCCAGCGATTTGTCGTAAGTTTCCACCACTTTTTGGGCTGCCTTGCCCACCGAATCAATCAAACGTTCGCGGTCGTAGCGGAACGCGCCGCCCACTTCACCAATCATGTGTTCCTGGTACTCCTGTTTGCGCTGTTCCAGGTAATTCATTACCGCCTGCCACTGGTGCAGATCGGCATTGACCAGCCAGTCAATCAGTTCAAGCACTCTTTGTTCAATGGCCTGGGGCGTGTCGGCGACCACCTGCTCGGTAAAGCCCTGTTGAATGCGGCCCTTGTTGAGCAGGTCAAAAATATTGGCCAGGCGCATGGTTTGGTCAAAATAGGCGTTGCCTCGTTTTTCCATACTGTACAAAATGTTTTCGATGTCGGCCAGCCGAAATTGGAAATCGCGGGTCATATCCTGGCGATAAACGTTAAGCTGGCGCTCCAAATTGGCCAGCGTATCAAAGTCGTCGGCCAACAGGGTGAGGCGATTTTGGGTGATCTCGGCGTATTTGTTGACCAGGTGGTCGCCCACGCCCAGAGGGTTGAGGAATTTCAGGCGCAAGCGGCTGGTTTCGTCCAGGGTATCGTGGATAAAGGCTTCCAACGGCTCAAAGCCGCTGCCGGCCCATTGGTCTAGCCGGCCCTGTTTGGCCTGCAAGGCGCGCCGGGCGCTGACGGCAAAGATGTCGGGTTTAGACCCCAACAGGACCGCCGCGTTTTGCCGGACAAAGTCAACCACCTCGGCCAGCGCTTCTTCGGCCTCAAGGATGTCAATTTTATTGATGACAAACACAATCTTTTTGCCCCAGGACTCAATTTGGGCCAGGAAGGCGCGCTCGCTTTCGGTAAAGGGCCGGTCGGCGGAGGTGATAAAGAGCACCAGGTCGGAGCGAGGCACAAATTCTTCGGTGATGGCCTGGTGCTCTTTGATGATGGCGTTGGTGCCGGGGGTATCCACAATGCTGATCTGGCGCAGTAGCTCCAGGGGTTCGGTGAGAACGTGCAGGTGGGCGTCTTGGACCTGGCGCTGGCTAAGTTCGCCAAATTTGAGCAGGTTGATTTGGGACGTGGTGGGGGTGACGCCTTCTTTTAATAAAGGCTGCCCCAGCAAGGCGTTGATAAAGGCGCTTTTGCCGGAGTTGAACTCGCCCACCACCACCAGCAGAAATAGCTCGTCGAGTTGTTGAATGGAACGGGTGAGGGTAGTCTGGTCTTCCTGCGCCGCGCCAAGCCTGGCCAGGATAACTTGCAGCTCGGCCAGCCATTGGCGTTCTTGCTTGAGCAGTTCTTCTTGTTTGTTGGTTAAAATTGATTTTAGCATGAGATTTGCCAACTCATTCAACATACTCAATAGACTTCTCTAAAAGTCTCAATTGCTGATACTTAAGTGCTGCGGGCAGACCATTTCCAATTTTGTAATTCATTACTATTGACTCCAACATCGGTTTTCGATTTACTTCTTTTGCTCCAACATGATAAAAATGTTCTCTAGTTAAAATAACAAAGTTGGACCACAATTTGTTTATATATGGATTACTGCGATGTTGGTTACTATGCCAGGTGGACAACATAAATTTGGCTTTTGTTTGTGATAATAATTCATACAACCTTTTTTCTTCGTTATCATCCCAACTGTTAAAATAATCAACGTGTCTACCGACGTATGGTGGATCGCAATAGATGAAATCCTTTTCTGTGGCCATTGCTAAAGTTTTGCCAAAATCTTGAGCCATAAATTGCCAATCATTCAACTGACACAGTTTATAAACTGCTCTCACTTGATTAACAACTTTGGTGATGTAGGCCTTTGAAAAACGTTCCGGTTTATGATTGAACGGCACATTAAAGCCACCTTTACTGTTGAAGCGGATAACTCCGTTAAATCCAGCCCGGCTTAAAAATAAAAAATCTAGTGGTTTATGATTTTTATTAAACCGTGTTCTAACCTGGTAATAATAATCTTTTCCGCCTTTAGCCAATTTTTTGCCTTCGTCAACCAAATATCGTTTGACAATCGAAGGAGTAATTTCACCCGCGTTAATATTTCGGTAAAGATTGATGATGTGGGGATTTGAGTCGGCAAAAATAGCTCGTTTTGGATTGATGTTAAAGCCAACCACCCCGGAACCTAAAAATGGCTCTATCCATCTTCCCTCGCCATCCCAATTAATATATTCCCGGATGAAGGGGACCAGTTTTGTTTTTATGCCTTGACACTTTATCGGCGGAACCTGCACTCTACCCATTACGCTTTTCACTTCCGGCGTGATGCCTTTGGCACGATGAGATTGGCATCACCCCCCCGATATTTTACGAACTCTGAGAGACTGGTTATCTTCTTGGTTTTTCCCTCTCCGGTGGTGATAGTTATCTTCCCATAGTTCATCCAGTAATCATCAAACCATTCTTCACCAAGACGGC includes the following:
- a CDS encoding dynamin family protein; protein product: MLKSILTNKQEELLKQERQWLAELQVILARLGAAQEDQTTLTRSIQQLDELFLLVVVGEFNSGKSAFINALLGQPLLKEGVTPTTSQINLLKFGELSQRQVQDAHLHVLTEPLELLRQISIVDTPGTNAIIKEHQAITEEFVPRSDLVLFITSADRPFTESERAFLAQIESWGKKIVFVINKIDILEAEEALAEVVDFVRQNAAVLLGSKPDIFAVSARRALQAKQGRLDQWAGSGFEPLEAFIHDTLDETSRLRLKFLNPLGVGDHLVNKYAEITQNRLTLLADDFDTLANLERQLNVYRQDMTRDFQFRLADIENILYSMEKRGNAYFDQTMRLANIFDLLNKGRIQQGFTEQVVADTPQAIEQRVLELIDWLVNADLHQWQAVMNYLEQRKQEYQEHMIGEVGGAFRYDRERLIDSVGKAAQKVVETYDKSLEAEKIADGAQLAVAGAAAAELGAIGLGALITVLATTAAADVTGILAASVLAALGLFVIPARRRAAKKEMMERVAALRLQLTNALTTQFEKELNRSLQRINEAIAPYTRFVRAEQQKLQETQAELSEAQRTQGRLRAEIESTL
- a CDS encoding Dam family site-specific DNA-(adenine-N6)-methyltransferase; amino-acid sequence: MGRVQVPPIKCQGIKTKLVPFIREYINWDGEGRWIEPFLGSGVVGFNINPKRAIFADSNPHIINLYRNINAGEITPSIVKRYLVDEGKKLAKGGKDYYYQVRTRFNKNHKPLDFLFLSRAGFNGVIRFNSKGGFNVPFNHKPERFSKAYITKVVNQVRAVYKLCQLNDWQFMAQDFGKTLAMATEKDFIYCDPPYVGRHVDYFNSWDDNEEKRLYELLSQTKAKFMLSTWHSNQHRSNPYINKLWSNFVILTREHFYHVGAKEVNRKPMLESIVMNYKIGNGLPAALKYQQLRLLEKSIEYVE